A genome region from Jeongeupia sp. HS-3 includes the following:
- a CDS encoding DUF2474 family protein: MRGPERRGAWRGALWFAGLWLAGVLALTAVAGFFRLLMRWVG, from the coding sequence ATGCGTGGCCCGGAGCGTCGTGGCGCCTGGCGTGGCGCGCTGTGGTTTGCCGGCCTGTGGCTCGCCGGTGTGCTCGCGCTGACCGCCGTCGCCGGTTTCTTCCGCTTGCTGATGCGCTGGGTCGGCTAG